A window of Pleuronectes platessa chromosome 20, fPlePla1.1, whole genome shotgun sequence genomic DNA:
accaatacaattcagggtcattattcaagttttaaattaaaccactgtataatatgaagcttctgctgtgacatgttgataatgtgcggttttctgttgcttttatgacaaatgtgaaaatattgttgctggcttcttttgtgttttctgctgcttatcttaatgagtgatatgtgttaacgtgatgctaagtagctttaagtcgccgaggccaggcagagcgaggcattgtggacaaaacacctgtagcaccaggaaatgttcccatttcacatcttattctaccaaacgatgtgttttgtaacattgggaagattaaccttggtgtttaactttagtatttaagaacaggtaaaaaaaaaaaaacagcttccatcactgccaatcaaattcagattcaaattcaaatcaaaggggcttggtgccatggtgattgatgagggaagttttatttcaaaaaacatttactggtgattttttggttaatgtgtagtttgaatgtgttgaaggaaaagttgacggaagcttaagttaatgctaggagcacattacatgaggtgtgtagctcctttaaggaaaaaaacaatccctctccattgggtccaatgttatttcagagaaagcttttctggaaggagcatcaacttgcataacttgctcacacggtcccatttttttactctcacaaatttcaaatatatctgtgtgtccggcaaagtcttggaattctcccgatgtctttatttcacagataggacttatagtttgtgaattatagttgtttgagtggtgcactcagagtttagatttctctcttgtcccagtgaggagagagcagttgcattcagttgagtttccatggcaaccagatacacaagtagcaggaggggagtcttagcctggatgccagacgaacttagccccctccacaacatttttggtcgggcagttcggtctggagtcgctccattgggaaaaaattatggggcgtgtttcaactgaccaggaaataaaattcctcttcgctcaattggatagacctacaaccaatcagagcaacgtagtatgtgacgtatgctaagcaacgcattgcgagttatttactaacgccgggttcacaccggacgcttcagcgcagcgccaagccttaaataacagctggctcccatccactcccatgttaaaactttgtgccggtcacaccggaggctgaagcaccgcgaggcagccttggcgcagcgtggtgcttcagcctccggtgtgaccggcacaaagccgtgcagcgatctactggatcaacgggtgatattattagcgctgcccggcggttcagcgtcgcttcagtgtccggtgtgaacagccaagcgccggggcgatagggattagcgcggtgctttggcgtcgcctccacgttctgtgttcctctttcaaaatgaatgcgctgtcgatgtcttctaaaacagactcaatggcagcatctacacatctcagctcgccagcggcaggcatgtttgttgaaaacgaattcaacccaagggcactttgatgacgtggttgattacgtcaccgttgatcatctgtcaatcatcgtataaagcccgccctgacaatctgattggcccggtcgggccataattttttcccaatggagcgactccagaccgaactgcccgaccaaaaatgttgtgggcggggctaaattcgtctggcatccaggctaggggagtctctctctctctctctctctctctctctctctctctctctctctctctctctctctctctctctctctcaatctctcgcttaaaccagccagtctgtctctctctcattctctctgcatgtgtctctctatctgtgtcaattgttttatattgaatgtttgattgatcaaattcacctaaatcttacacactatttcatcctgtcacctgcagacataaagccttttgacttcaagttccagacaagagcagaaacttcttcggaaaacagtgcatcaactcatccaacagcttcttcaaaagatacatctactctctgtggtgaaccatggagaaaccagatattctgaagatcctcaatgacgaactcctcacagcctacaggaagatcaatgctcttaaggaggaggtgtggcagctgcaagaccagcttcaagacagagatgagatcataaagatggcggtggagaaggagaaggagaaggagaaggagaaagagaaggagaaggagaagaggaaggagattgaggCCGAGACCGAGAAGatgaatgagatccaggccctgacggagaaggtggagcagctggaaaaccagctgaaagagaaagatgttgtcatagcgaaggaggtgaagaaacggcgcgctcgcctcagggcctatctggactgccttgctgagctaactgactgtcaggccaaggttaagctgatggaagcaaggctgcaccaggagccaccccagcctgatacaggatgtagcagtgaggtggaggtggagaaggagaaggagaaggagaaggagaaagagaaagagaaagagaaggagaaggagaaagagaaggagaaggagaagaagaaagagaaggagaaggagaaggagaaggagaaagagaaagagaaagagaaagagaaggagaaagagaaggagaaggagaaggagaaagagaaggagaaggagaaagagaaggagaagtacaaggacaaggagaaggacaaggagaaggagaaacttgtgacgatctacaatgtcgaaatcctccgagccaacaggaacattttgattcttaaggaggaggtgtggcggctggaaaaccatcttaaagacagagatgatatcataaagatggcggtggagaaggagaaggaggaggagaaggagaaggagaaggagacggagaaggagaaggagattaagattgagactgagaccgagagggagatggagacggagaaggagaatgagatccaggccctgacggagaaggtggagcagctggaaaaccaggtgaaagacaaagatgttgtcataacgaaggaggtagagaaagggcatgctcgcctcagggcctatgttgactgcttggccgagctcactgactgtcaggccaaggcaaaaattctggaagcaagtctgcacaagtgagcagtgaggtggaggtcaacatggagaaggagaacgagaaggtgcttgcttcagggccgaaaggagaagaaactgcagcaggagaaaactccaactatgggactgagctacagaaaggaggaggccggatgagctggaggagagagatgaggtggagaagcccctcgcctcacccttttt
This region includes:
- the LOC128426208 gene encoding uncharacterized protein DDB_G0279979-like; this translates as MEKPDILKILNDELLTAYRKINALKEEVWQLQDQLQDRDEIIKMAVEKEKEKEKEKEKEKEKRKEIEAETEKMNEIQALTEKFGR